One Candidatus Saccharimonadales bacterium genomic window carries:
- a CDS encoding peptidoglycan binding domain-containing protein, with amino-acid sequence MAFLHTSGGSEKKSVTQPRRALRGWLIGVSVFIVVVLVGLGGLLAYDVVYADRIYKGVAINGVDLAGMTRQQAYDTLQEIEQNLQASGIVFQHEQQSITLQPVIIPTDDPDLAKPILQYDWRRTLDLSQGYGRLSNPFANAVQKLRAASIGISLQPYVEIDETELLKILRERFNEFERPPVDAQLRIVNGQAEVQSEIDGFVFTYESALRQLRDQALEFHFSPISLSLEPRAAQIKKAETGSAVAGLNSVLDIPEITLTFQGRNWRISQATLHDWLAFQRTGEGDVVVGLKPQDLEEFLSLIAQDINVESQDAKFEITNNRVVEFQPSLEGREVDIEATIDLINGMILLGANVGDAPESAQTLELVVAVTPPKVAVGQLNELGIKEKLGEGRSNFAGSPANRRHNIAVGVASLNGILIAPDETFSQLSALGEIEASTGYLPELVIKGDRTIPEYGGGLCQISSTTFR; translated from the coding sequence ATGGCATTTTTGCATACTTCAGGGGGGAGTGAAAAAAAATCTGTAACTCAGCCGCGCCGGGCACTCCGGGGTTGGTTGATTGGAGTTAGCGTTTTTATTGTGGTGGTGCTTGTCGGTCTCGGCGGACTTTTGGCGTATGATGTCGTCTACGCCGATAGGATATATAAAGGTGTTGCCATTAACGGTGTTGACCTAGCAGGCATGACCCGCCAGCAGGCCTACGATACACTTCAGGAAATTGAGCAGAACTTGCAAGCCAGTGGTATTGTTTTCCAGCATGAGCAACAGAGCATAACCTTGCAGCCGGTTATTATTCCAACCGATGACCCGGATTTGGCCAAACCCATTCTCCAGTATGACTGGCGGCGGACACTCGACTTATCCCAGGGTTACGGCCGGCTAAGTAACCCTTTCGCGAACGCGGTCCAAAAACTCCGAGCGGCGAGTATTGGAATTTCACTTCAGCCGTATGTTGAAATTGACGAGACAGAGCTGCTTAAAATTTTGCGCGAGCGATTTAACGAATTTGAACGACCTCCGGTTGATGCCCAGCTTCGGATTGTAAACGGCCAGGCCGAGGTTCAATCGGAAATTGACGGTTTTGTTTTTACCTACGAGAGCGCGTTGCGCCAACTGCGTGATCAGGCTCTAGAGTTCCATTTTTCGCCTATTTCGCTGAGCCTAGAGCCGCGGGCGGCCCAAATAAAAAAAGCCGAAACCGGTTCGGCCGTGGCGGGATTGAATTCAGTTCTGGATATACCGGAAATCACATTAACTTTTCAGGGGCGTAACTGGAGGATTTCTCAAGCCACGCTTCATGACTGGTTGGCTTTTCAGCGGACGGGCGAAGGCGACGTGGTGGTCGGTCTGAAGCCCCAAGACTTGGAAGAATTTTTAAGCTTGATTGCTCAAGACATCAACGTTGAATCCCAGGACGCAAAGTTTGAAATTACAAATAACCGGGTCGTGGAATTTCAGCCTTCACTTGAGGGACGGGAGGTAGACATAGAGGCGACCATTGACCTTATAAACGGCATGATTTTACTCGGAGCGAATGTGGGTGATGCCCCGGAATCAGCTCAGACTCTTGAGTTGGTAGTCGCGGTCACGCCGCCCAAGGTAGCCGTTGGCCAGCTGAATGAGTTGGGAATCAAAGAGAAGCTTGGTGAAGGCCGCTCAAATTTTGCCGGCAGTCCGGCTAACCGTCGGCATAATATTGCCGTTGGGGTCGCGTCATTGAACGGAATTTTAATCGCGCCGGACGAGACATTTTCACAGCTCAGCGCTCTGGGTGAAATTGAAGCTTCAACCGGTTACTTACCGGAGCTGGTTATAAAGGGTGATCGCACTATTCCGGAATACGGCGGCGGACTTTGTCAGATAAGCTCGACTACGTTTAGG